GAGCAGGGTCTAATGAAGTCGGTTCTCCAGATCCAGCATTTAGGTATTGTTCCTTATCCTTTTCTGATTTTCCCTCTTGTTTCTTATCTACTTCTTTAGCAGAATCATTTTTTCCCTCTTCTTTATTACCACATCCAGTTAAACCAGCAGATGCAGCTATTGAAACTGTTAGTAATGTAGCTAAAAGCTTTTTACTTTTCATGTTTTTTCCCCCTTAAAAACATACTTTACCATAATTTATTATTAAATATAAGCTAGTTATATAGCCCTCATTTAATAGACTTCGTTGCAATTATTTATTTCTTCCTGAAATATAGACACCTTTTAAATCTCCAAATCCAAAGCTTCCTGTTTTATAATTTTTAATATATTTCTTTCTAAAGGTGGAAGTCATTCCAAAGTAAATTGGAATTATTGCAGTATCATCATATATTAATATTTTTTCTGCTTCTCCATATAACTTTGCTCTTTCATTCATGTCCATAGTTTCTTTTGCTTTTAATAAAGCAGTATTAAACTTCTTATTAACCCATCCCACTGTTTTATAGTAACCAGTATCAGAGTTATGATTATCCAAATACGCACTTGGATCGTTCCAATCTGCAGACCAACCTGCAAGGCCTATATCAAAATCTCCAGCCTCTATCTTTTTATACATTATATTATAGTCCATCTGTTCTAATTTTATATTAATTCCTAAGTTTTCTTTCCATTGTTGTGAGTAGTATTCAGCTTCTTGTTTATCTTGTTCTGAAGTTCCTCTTGTATATATTCTAAAAGTAAGTTTGTTTGGGTCTTGTTCCCCACCAACTTCTTTTAAACCTTCCATAAATAATTTCTTAGGATCTTTATTTTCATCCATTATTTTCTTAATAAACTTATTATCTACCAACTTAGTGTATGGTGTTCCACCCATGGTAATTGAATCTGGAATTAATCCATAAGTAGCTTTACCAAGGCCATTGGCAACAACATCAATAAATCCTTCTCTACTAAAAGATATTGCCATAGCTTTCCTAATCTTCTCATTAGCAAAATATTTATTTTTAAAATTAAGAATGAAATAATCTAAACTATTTCCTACTGTATTATCATAAATGCTTTCTGTATCTTGTTTGAATTTTTCAATCCACTGCCCATCTACTACAAAAACAGAATCGATTTCTCCTGTTTGATATGCCTGCATTCTAGCATTCTCATCTCTTATAATTTTCCAATTCATTGTGGATAAAAATACATTTTCTTTATCCCAATAATTTTCATTCTTTACAAATGTCATTTTATTTTTATTTGTCCACTCTTTTAATGTGTAGGCACCATTTCCAACTATAGTATCTGCTTCCGTACCATATTTCTTACCATGTTTATCTATAACATCTTTTCTAACTGGTTTTAAAACTGGAAAATATGTTAACTCCATAAAATACCCACATGGTTTTTCTAGGGTTACCTCAAAGGTATAATCATCTATAGCTTTTATACCTAATTCATCTATAAACTTCTTATTTTTCCCAACCTCAGTAGCATTTTTTACTATTCCATTAAACAATGCCTGATATGGAGCACCGTTTTTAGGATCTACAGCCCTTTTCCAAGAATATTCAAAATCTTTTGCAGTTAAACGTTTTCCATCGGACCATTTAGCATCTTTTCTAATATTAAAAGTGTACTTAAGCCCGTCTTTACTCATATTCCACTTTTCTGCAACTCCTGGATCTATTTTCCCAAGACCATCCTCTGTAGGTGTATATCTAGTTAACCCTTCATACAAAAATCCTTGCGGTCTCCATGCAGTATCAGAACTTGACAAATTCGGATCTAATGTATCTGGTTCATGTCCACATACATTATAAGTTTGATCTTTGTCTTTTTCCCCAGTAGTTTCTACTGAATTTTCAGTCTTATTAGCTGGTTTAGCTTCTTCTTTGTTACCACATCCCAATAATGTAGAAGAAGCAAGAACAGATAAAGCCAATAAACTTGCTAACACCTTTTTGCTCTTCATAAAAAGCCCCCCTATGATAAATAATTATAAGTTAATGATAGTACTATCATTAACTTATAATCCTAAATATACAATAACTTAATTTTAGTATAAAATCAATAATAATTTAATATATCCATTATAAACATTTTATTATTTATAATGGATATATTTGAAATTATTATATGTGTTTGCTATCTATATATTATAATATATGACACGCAACAAAATGATCTTTTTTAACTTCCCTTAATTCTGGAGTCTTTTCAAAACATTCCTTTTTTGCATATTTACATCTTCCTGCAAATCTACAACCTGGTTCAGGATTTATAGGACTTGGTACTTCTCCTTCAAGTGGGATTCTTTCCTTAGCTCTCTCTATGCCAGGATCAGGAATTGGTATTGCAGATAACAATGCCTGGGTATAAGGATGTAATGGCTCTGCATAAAGTTCTTCACTTCCTGCAAGTTCTACTAAATGTCCAACATACATAACTCCAACTCTATCAGATATATGCTTTACCATTGAAAGATCATGAGCTATAAATAGGTATGTTAATCCTAATTCTTTTTGTAGCTTTATTAATAGATTAACAACCTGTGCTTGTATAGAAACGTCTAGTGCTGATATAGGCTCATCACAAACTATAAATTCTGGTTCTATTGCTAAAGCCCTTGCTATACCTATTCTTTGTCTTTGTCCTCCTGAGAATTCATGTGGAAATCTTGATGCGTGCTCCTTATTTAGTCCTACTAAATTTAACAGGTGATATATTCTATTTGTTCTTTCTTGTCCTTTGTAAAGGTTATGAATATCTATTCCCTCACCTATTATATCTCCTACAGTCATTCTTGGATTTAATGAAGCATATGGGTCTTGGAATATTATCTGTGCTCTTCTTGTAAACTCTTTCTTTTCTTTCTTGTTTAGCTTATGAACGTCTACTCCATCAAATAATACTTCTCCCTCTGTAGCATTATATAATCCCATAACTGTTCTTCCGCATGTTGTCTTACCACAACCTGATTCTCCAACCAAACCTAAAGTTTCACCTTTTCTAATTTTAAAATTTACTCCGTCCACAGCTTTTAAAATAGATTTAGGTCCAACTTTAAAATGCTTTTTTAAGTTATTAACCTCAATTAACACTTTATCTTGTGACATTATTTTGCACCCCCTGATACTATAGCTTCTGGTATTTCAACTTTAGGTGCCATTGAATGTTTTAGCCAACAAGAAACTTCATGACTTTCAGAGATTTTTGTAACTTCTGGCACAGCTTCTTTACATATTGGCATGCAATATTCACATCTAGCGGCAAAAGGACATCCAACAGGAGGCTTAATCAAATCTGGTGGTGTTCCCCCTAAAGCATACAGTTTTGCCTTATTTCCAGTCTCTAGTCTAGGTACTGATTGAAGTAATGCCCAAGTATATGGGTGTTGAGGATTATAGAATATTTCATCTGTAGTTCCTCTTTCTATAATTTGTCCTGCATACATAACTTGAATTCTATGAGCTACATCTGCAACAACACCTAAATCATGTGTTACTAATATTACAGCAGTTCCAAGCTTTTTTTGAAGATCTCCTATAAGATCCATAATCTGTGCTTGTATAGTAACATCTAGTGCTGTAGTTGGCTCGTCTGCTATTAATATTTTAGGATTACATGCCAGTGCTATTGCTATCATAGCTCTTTGTCTCATACCACCTGAGAATTCATGAGGGTATTGATTTGCTCTTTTCTCTGGGTTAGGAAGTCTAACTAAATCTAATAACTTAATAGCCTCTTCTAAGGCCTGTTTTTTACTCATTCCCCTATGAATAACAAGACTTTCAGCAATTTGTTTACCAATAGTCATTGTTGGATTTAATGAAGTCATAGGATCTTGGAATATCATAGATATTTCTGATCCCCTATATTTTCTCATATCTTTTTCTTTTAATTTTAAAAGATCTTTATCTTCAAAGAAAACCTCAGAACATTCCTTTATTTCTGAAGGTGGAGTTGGAAGAAGTCTCATTATAGCCTTAGACGTAACGGATTTTCCACATCCTGATTCTCCAACTACTGCTAAAGTCTCACCTTTATTTAAATAAAAACTCACCCCTCTTACTGCTTGTACTTCTCCTGCATAAGTATGAAAGGAAACTCTTAAATTCTTAACATCTAAAATCTTTTCCATTATAGTATACCCCCCTATTATTGACGTAATCGTGGATCTAAGGCGTCATTTAAACCATCTCCAAATAGGTTAAAGCACAACATAACTAAGCTAATAAATAAACAAGGGAAAAACAACTGATAAGGATAAAATTGTAGCTTAGATTGTGCAGCAGATGCTAAAGCTCCCCAACTTGTATTAGGTGATTGAACTCCCAAACCTATATAACTTAAAAATGCCTCATAGAATATAAATGATGGTACTGAGAAAGTAATATCAACCATTACCAATCCAAAAGTATTTGGAAGTAAATGTTTTATAATAACTCTTGAAGGTTCTGCACCTAAAGATTGAGCCGCAAGGACAAATTCTTGTTCCTTTAGCTGTAGTATTTTTCCTCTTACAATTCTTGCTGTACCTATCCATGAAGTTAAAGAAATCGCTAGCACTAAAGAAAATATACTTCTACCAAGAACTACAGAT
The nucleotide sequence above comes from Hathewaya histolytica. Encoded proteins:
- a CDS encoding ABC transporter ATP-binding protein; its protein translation is MSQDKVLIEVNNLKKHFKVGPKSILKAVDGVNFKIRKGETLGLVGESGCGKTTCGRTVMGLYNATEGEVLFDGVDVHKLNKKEKKEFTRRAQIIFQDPYASLNPRMTVGDIIGEGIDIHNLYKGQERTNRIYHLLNLVGLNKEHASRFPHEFSGGQRQRIGIARALAIEPEFIVCDEPISALDVSIQAQVVNLLIKLQKELGLTYLFIAHDLSMVKHISDRVGVMYVGHLVELAGSEELYAEPLHPYTQALLSAIPIPDPGIERAKERIPLEGEVPSPINPEPGCRFAGRCKYAKKECFEKTPELREVKKDHFVACHIL
- a CDS encoding peptide ABC transporter substrate-binding protein, which translates into the protein MKSKKVLASLLALSVLASSTLLGCGNKEEAKPANKTENSVETTGEKDKDQTYNVCGHEPDTLDPNLSSSDTAWRPQGFLYEGLTRYTPTEDGLGKIDPGVAEKWNMSKDGLKYTFNIRKDAKWSDGKRLTAKDFEYSWKRAVDPKNGAPYQALFNGIVKNATEVGKNKKFIDELGIKAIDDYTFEVTLEKPCGYFMELTYFPVLKPVRKDVIDKHGKKYGTEADTIVGNGAYTLKEWTNKNKMTFVKNENYWDKENVFLSTMNWKIIRDENARMQAYQTGEIDSVFVVDGQWIEKFKQDTESIYDNTVGNSLDYFILNFKNKYFANEKIRKAMAISFSREGFIDVVANGLGKATYGLIPDSITMGGTPYTKLVDNKFIKKIMDENKDPKKLFMEGLKEVGGEQDPNKLTFRIYTRGTSEQDKQEAEYYSQQWKENLGINIKLEQMDYNIMYKKIEAGDFDIGLAGWSADWNDPSAYLDNHNSDTGYYKTVGWVNKKFNTALLKAKETMDMNERAKLYGEAEKILIYDDTAIIPIYFGMTSTFRKKYIKNYKTGSFGFGDLKGVYISGRNK
- a CDS encoding ABC transporter ATP-binding protein — encoded protein: MEKILDVKNLRVSFHTYAGEVQAVRGVSFYLNKGETLAVVGESGCGKSVTSKAIMRLLPTPPSEIKECSEVFFEDKDLLKLKEKDMRKYRGSEISMIFQDPMTSLNPTMTIGKQIAESLVIHRGMSKKQALEEAIKLLDLVRLPNPEKRANQYPHEFSGGMRQRAMIAIALACNPKILIADEPTTALDVTIQAQIMDLIGDLQKKLGTAVILVTHDLGVVADVAHRIQVMYAGQIIERGTTDEIFYNPQHPYTWALLQSVPRLETGNKAKLYALGGTPPDLIKPPVGCPFAARCEYCMPICKEAVPEVTKISESHEVSCWLKHSMAPKVEIPEAIVSGGAK